A stretch of the bacterium genome encodes the following:
- a CDS encoding DUF1572 family protein, whose protein sequence is MSDNPSAFFLETSQAFLREYYGKIEEAVNRLNDKQVWERPNPASNSIGNLLLHLAGNLRQHIISGCGGQTDVRKRSQEFAVHYDEALAPTKGVLLSDLEQTVQEACDVLAALDPDLLMETRVIQNKEVVLLQDIYHAVEHFSYHTGQIIIRVKDMTSEGFRWYSYLEGT, encoded by the coding sequence ATGAGCGACAATCCTTCGGCATTCTTTCTGGAGACGAGTCAAGCGTTCTTGCGCGAGTACTACGGCAAGATTGAAGAAGCGGTGAACCGCCTGAACGACAAGCAGGTGTGGGAGCGGCCCAATCCGGCGTCGAACTCAATCGGAAACCTGCTGCTGCATCTTGCGGGAAACCTGCGGCAGCACATTATCTCAGGCTGCGGCGGGCAAACCGACGTGCGCAAGCGTTCGCAGGAATTCGCCGTCCACTACGATGAAGCACTTGCTCCAACGAAAGGCGTGCTGCTGAGCGATCTTGAACAAACCGTTCAGGAGGCATGTGACGTGCTTGCGGCGCTCGATCCGGATCTCTTGATGGAAACGCGCGTGATCCAGAACAAGGAGGTCGTCCTCCTGCAGGATATCTATCATGCGGTGGAACACTTCTCGTATCACACGGGACAGATTATCATCCGCGTGAAGGATATGACATCAGAAGGTTTTCGCTGGTATTCTTACTTGGAGGGGACATGA
- the gyrA gene encoding DNA gyrase subunit A, which yields MSDKDNLELQLAGNGNGNGENRIIPVNVEDEMKSSYINYSMSVIVSRALPDVRDGLKPVHRRILYGMLELGLGAGRSYKKCARIVGDVMGKYHPHGDAAIYDTLVRMVQDFSLRYPLVDGQGNFGSVDGDGAAAMRYTEARMNRIAEEMLADIDKNTVDFVPNYDESIMIPSVMPSKIPNLLVNGSDGIAVGMATRIPPHNLNEVCDAAIAMIADDTITTEGLMQYVTAPDFPTGGIIFGKQGIRDAYLTGRGKIVVRAKANIEQPEKANARVKIVVSEIPYQVNKTRLIERIVDLVNDKKIEGIADIRDESDRDGMRLVIELKREAVAEVVMNALYKHTPMQESFGVIMLALVKGVPRVLTLRDLIGEFIEHRNEVTLRRVRFELQQAMDRLHILEGLQIAVDHIDEVISIIRGASSPDTAAMELRDRFGLSEKQAKAILDMRLARLTGLERQKLADEIREIKAKIAELEPLAKDENRKLRLEVVRKELEEVKEKYGDKRRTEVVEDEAEVTVEDLIAPEDMVVTISHSGYVKRFPVSGFRKQGRGGRGSQGATTKEEDWVETLFIASTHDYILFFTDRGKCYWLKVYQIPQMGRGTRGKALVNLIERSADEKVRAYVTVKEFADDQYVLMCTKRGTVKKTALSEFSNPRSTGIIAINISEGDELLDAALTDGDNEVIIGTTEGKAVRFHESDVRAMGRTATGVRGVLLKPHVDAVGMIVVRGDSTILTVTEKGYGKRSGVADYRLTKRGAGGVLALKTTDKTGRMVAMKEVGDADDLIIITVQGVVIRQSVKDIRAMSRVTQGVRVIRLDDGDKVSDVAKIVNEEDEEIELDTEA from the coding sequence ATGTCCGACAAAGACAATCTGGAATTGCAGCTGGCCGGTAACGGCAACGGGAACGGCGAAAACCGCATCATCCCGGTGAATGTCGAAGACGAAATGAAGTCTTCGTACATCAATTACTCCATGTCCGTGATCGTATCGCGGGCGCTGCCTGATGTGCGTGACGGCCTGAAGCCTGTGCACCGTCGCATCCTCTACGGCATGCTCGAACTGGGCTTGGGTGCAGGCAGGTCGTATAAGAAGTGCGCGCGTATCGTCGGCGACGTGATGGGTAAGTATCATCCGCACGGAGACGCGGCGATTTACGATACGCTCGTGCGCATGGTGCAGGATTTCAGCTTGCGCTACCCGCTTGTGGACGGTCAGGGCAACTTCGGATCGGTGGACGGCGACGGCGCGGCGGCGATGCGATATACCGAAGCGCGAATGAACCGCATCGCGGAAGAGATGCTGGCGGACATCGATAAGAATACGGTGGACTTCGTTCCGAACTACGACGAATCAATCATGATTCCCTCCGTGATGCCGTCGAAGATTCCCAACCTGCTGGTCAACGGTTCGGACGGAATTGCGGTCGGAATGGCCACGCGCATTCCGCCGCATAATCTGAATGAAGTGTGTGACGCCGCGATTGCGATGATCGCCGACGACACAATTACCACCGAAGGCTTGATGCAATATGTGACCGCGCCGGACTTTCCGACGGGCGGCATCATTTTCGGCAAGCAGGGAATCCGCGACGCATACTTGACGGGACGAGGCAAGATCGTTGTGCGCGCGAAAGCGAATATCGAACAGCCGGAAAAGGCCAACGCGCGGGTAAAGATTGTTGTCAGCGAGATTCCCTATCAGGTGAACAAGACTCGCCTGATCGAGCGCATTGTCGACCTTGTGAACGACAAAAAGATTGAGGGCATTGCAGACATCCGCGACGAATCGGATCGGGACGGCATGCGACTGGTTATCGAGCTAAAACGCGAAGCGGTCGCCGAAGTCGTGATGAACGCTCTGTACAAGCACACACCGATGCAGGAATCGTTCGGCGTCATTATGCTCGCGCTGGTGAAGGGTGTGCCGCGCGTATTGACGCTGCGGGATCTGATCGGCGAGTTTATCGAACACCGCAACGAAGTCACGCTGCGGCGCGTGCGCTTTGAGCTGCAGCAGGCGATGGATAGGCTGCATATCCTTGAAGGTTTGCAGATTGCCGTCGATCACATTGATGAGGTCATCAGCATCATTCGCGGCGCGTCGTCACCGGATACGGCGGCGATGGAGCTGCGCGACCGTTTTGGATTGTCGGAGAAGCAGGCGAAGGCAATTCTCGATATGCGTCTGGCGCGACTGACGGGTCTCGAACGGCAGAAGCTTGCAGACGAAATCCGTGAAATCAAGGCAAAGATCGCGGAACTTGAGCCGCTGGCCAAAGACGAGAACCGTAAACTGCGACTCGAAGTAGTAAGAAAAGAGCTTGAAGAGGTCAAGGAGAAATACGGCGACAAGCGACGCACGGAAGTCGTGGAAGACGAAGCGGAAGTCACGGTTGAGGATTTGATTGCTCCGGAGGATATGGTCGTGACGATTTCACACTCCGGCTATGTCAAGCGCTTTCCGGTTTCGGGTTTCCGAAAGCAGGGACGTGGCGGACGCGGCTCGCAGGGAGCGACCACCAAGGAAGAGGACTGGGTGGAAACGCTGTTTATCGCATCCACGCATGACTACATACTCTTCTTTACAGACCGCGGGAAGTGCTATTGGCTGAAGGTTTACCAGATTCCGCAGATGGGCCGCGGCACGCGCGGCAAGGCTCTGGTGAATCTCATCGAGCGCAGCGCAGACGAGAAAGTTCGCGCGTACGTTACGGTCAAGGAATTCGCCGATGACCAGTACGTGTTGATGTGCACGAAGCGCGGCACGGTCAAGAAGACCGCGCTGTCCGAGTTTTCCAATCCGCGCTCGACTGGTATTATCGCGATTAATATTTCGGAAGGCGATGAGTTGCTGGATGCCGCGCTGACCGATGGCGACAACGAAGTGATCATCGGCACAACGGAAGGCAAGGCCGTCCGCTTCCACGAAAGCGACGTGCGGGCGATGGGCCGCACGGCGACCGGCGTGCGCGGAGTGCTCTTGAAACCTCATGTGGACGCAGTCGGTATGATTGTGGTGCGCGGTGACTCCACAATTCTGACCGTTACAGAGAAGGGCTACGGCAAACGTTCGGGAGTTGCAGATTATCGCCTGACGAAACGCGGCGCGGGCGGCGTGCTGGCCCTCAAGACGACCGACAAGACGGGTCGTATGGTTGCCATGAAGGAGGTCGGCGACGCAGACGACCTGATTATCATCACCGTGCAAGGTGTCGTCATCCGGCAAAGCGTGAAGGACATCCGCGCGATGAGCCGCGTGACGCAGGGCGTGCGCGTGATCAGACTGGACGACGGCGACAAAGTTTCCGATGTCGCGAAGATCGTGAATGAAGAAGACGAAGAAATTGAACTGGATACGGAAGCGTAA
- a CDS encoding rhodanese-like domain-containing protein has translation MSLAKQITTLVIAAILLGLGTRVVTKNDTPLWGFPQPIKLQPAPSFAAEGAAKPDSLFAASSQPYEVDLATAMVLYMKRTKSNIHFVDSREAKLYAEGHIPGAINVSYDHLDQDGQKFLELPKEDLIVIYCDGGDCHLSHDLSEWALANGYGRLAVFTGGWAEWAAETELIETAGEN, from the coding sequence ATGAGTTTGGCGAAACAGATTACGACATTGGTTATCGCAGCGATTCTACTGGGATTGGGCACGCGGGTTGTCACCAAGAATGATACACCGCTGTGGGGATTTCCGCAGCCGATCAAACTGCAGCCTGCGCCGTCGTTCGCGGCGGAGGGAGCCGCCAAGCCTGACAGCCTGTTCGCGGCGTCAAGCCAGCCGTATGAAGTGGATTTGGCGACGGCGATGGTGCTGTATATGAAGCGCACGAAGAGCAACATACATTTTGTGGATTCGCGGGAAGCCAAGCTCTATGCGGAGGGGCATATTCCCGGGGCGATTAACGTATCGTATGATCACCTTGATCAGGACGGACAGAAGTTTCTCGAACTGCCGAAGGAAGATTTGATTGTCATCTACTGTGACGGAGGCGATTGCCATCTGTCGCACGACTTGTCGGAGTGGGCGCTTGCAAATGGCTATGGCAGGTTAGCCGTGTTCACGGGGGGCTGGGCGGAATGGGCGGCCGAAACAGAACTCATTGAGACAGCCGGCGAGAACTGA
- a CDS encoding VOC family protein, producing MDSPEKLAAGEMQQILTILAVAEVKRAADFYRSAFEFKQTVDVPVYAEFEMPDGRKIGLYERKSFGANTGIVPNAVGARELSGAELYFHCDDPAAQCARLISAGATELSSWQARNWGDDAAYFRDPDGHVLVVARASQG from the coding sequence GTGGATTCACCTGAAAAGTTAGCAGCGGGCGAGATGCAGCAGATTCTGACTATCCTGGCGGTGGCGGAGGTGAAGCGCGCCGCAGACTTCTATCGGTCGGCGTTCGAGTTTAAGCAGACGGTGGATGTGCCGGTGTATGCGGAATTCGAAATGCCTGACGGCAGAAAGATCGGACTCTATGAACGCAAGAGTTTCGGCGCGAATACCGGAATAGTTCCCAATGCCGTCGGCGCGAGAGAGCTTTCCGGCGCTGAGCTGTATTTTCATTGTGATGATCCGGCTGCGCAATGCGCAAGATTAATCAGCGCGGGCGCCACCGAACTTTCGTCGTGGCAAGCTCGCAATTGGGGCGATGATGCGGCTTATTTCCGCGATCCCGATGGGCACGTGTTGGTGGTTGCAAGGGCGAGCCAGGGGTAA
- a CDS encoding esterase, whose product MRLRGQLVIEEFRSRCLADNPLGDNAVREIPVYLPEGYSKAREYPLIVLLSGFTASSLSHLNWSAWGENFPERVERLIREQKIPPCVVMIPDCFTRLGGAQFLNSSATGDYEDFVCGELLPWTQTEFHAGLPPEQTVLMGISSGGYGAFVLAAKHPELFGWALVHSADSYFEYGYLPEFPLALRELRKYSSPKEMIAHYGNPLKKVAHPAINITAMSACYSPNPLSPWGFDYPFDLETGELRDDVWARWLTHDPVRMAGDDTVVENLKKLSGLYIECGLADEFHLQWGARILSTRLTDAEVPHTHVEFDGGHFGLQWRYDESLKWWNERRH is encoded by the coding sequence ATGCGGCTGCGCGGTCAATTAGTCATCGAAGAGTTCCGTTCGCGGTGTCTCGCGGACAATCCGCTGGGGGATAACGCAGTGCGTGAGATTCCTGTGTACCTGCCGGAAGGATACTCGAAGGCGAGGGAGTATCCGCTGATTGTGCTGCTCTCGGGATTCACGGCAAGCTCGCTTTCGCATTTGAATTGGAGCGCGTGGGGCGAGAATTTTCCAGAGCGCGTCGAACGGCTCATCAGAGAGCAGAAGATTCCGCCGTGCGTCGTGATGATCCCGGATTGCTTTACGCGGTTGGGCGGCGCACAGTTTCTCAATTCGAGCGCTACGGGCGACTACGAGGATTTTGTCTGCGGTGAACTGCTGCCGTGGACGCAGACAGAATTTCACGCGGGGTTGCCGCCCGAGCAAACCGTGCTGATGGGCATCTCTTCCGGCGGCTACGGAGCGTTCGTGCTGGCGGCGAAGCATCCCGAATTGTTCGGGTGGGCGCTTGTGCATTCGGCGGACAGCTATTTTGAGTATGGATATCTGCCGGAGTTCCCTTTGGCGCTGCGCGAATTGCGAAAATATTCGTCGCCGAAAGAGATGATCGCACACTACGGCAATCCGCTGAAGAAGGTTGCGCATCCGGCAATCAACATCACGGCGATGTCGGCCTGCTATTCTCCGAATCCGCTTTCTCCGTGGGGGTTCGACTATCCGTTCGACCTGGAAACGGGCGAGCTGCGCGACGACGTGTGGGCGCGCTGGCTCACGCATGACCCCGTGCGAATGGCCGGCGACGATACGGTCGTCGAGAATCTGAAGAAACTTTCTGGGCTTTACATCGAGTGCGGACTGGCGGATGAGTTTCATTTGCAGTGGGGCGCGCGAATTCTCTCCACGCGTCTGACGGATGCGGAAGTGCCGCACACGCACGTTGAGTTTGACGGCGGGCACTTCGGGCTGCAATGGAGGTATGACGAGAGCTTGAAGTGGTGGAACGAAAGAAGACATTAG
- a CDS encoding T9SS type A sorting domain-containing protein, with protein MGTRNTLVLWIVLLCAAVAAAQHRLIPQRPAVLPEFRVPEENTRSLDEPWVYVQTLYDVAQFMPDSFGAVPVGYATTHEGRAFVATLHTVFGTYDGGRTWANLDPQPPPGQSPTFSGFRFPKFISDITARPVLRTEAIYDTLYITAFNTTTFDGAVRLLRGFGPIHVVHPDTSLFARRWLTGIAAPDSQTAVAFAGFDADIYRNDSMGVNRNWDTLAYHFSGTWVSETATIGNVIVAVGSHIWRSVDNGISWVQLPSADVLGDADICFSPSGAVGLVCGGRESPSAGWVRASADSGATWSARRVTTSIPLRTAVMVNDTLGFVAGGIAANATGQVWRTIDGGNTWELDLSVDAEITELGVARESNAYINVIAAGYFADFRGGIWRSRYFAPDTSGVVLVASQDTVRLFAAVGQTDVAQFTISNLGNDHVLVSDVTTSGPFFNDCCPFEVLLESNESMTVTVMFIPSQDGVFEVPMRVTNDAGQLLEIIAVGETGTPARDGGPVLPDMPTLSVFPNPGNAEFRLNYTLTHANDVTLKLFDVTGREIATLVNGRREAGEHVLTWNAGSQASGVYLVVLQAGDARQVQKIVLLK; from the coding sequence ATGGGGACGCGGAATACACTTGTGCTCTGGATTGTGTTACTGTGCGCGGCAGTGGCCGCCGCGCAGCATCGTCTGATTCCGCAACGTCCGGCGGTTTTGCCTGAGTTTCGAGTGCCGGAAGAGAATACGCGCTCACTTGATGAGCCGTGGGTGTATGTGCAGACGCTCTACGACGTGGCGCAGTTCATGCCCGATTCGTTCGGCGCGGTGCCTGTGGGCTATGCGACGACACACGAAGGCCGTGCGTTTGTCGCCACACTGCACACCGTTTTTGGCACGTATGATGGCGGACGCACGTGGGCCAATCTCGATCCTCAACCGCCTCCGGGCCAGTCCCCCACCTTCTCGGGTTTTCGCTTTCCGAAATTCATCTCCGATATCACTGCACGTCCCGTGCTGCGAACGGAAGCGATTTATGATACGCTGTATATCACGGCTTTCAACACGACAACGTTTGACGGCGCGGTGCGCCTGCTGCGCGGATTCGGGCCGATTCACGTCGTGCATCCCGACACCAGTCTTTTTGCGCGGCGCTGGTTGACCGGCATCGCAGCGCCGGATTCACAAACAGCCGTTGCCTTCGCGGGATTCGACGCGGATATCTATCGGAATGATTCGATGGGTGTAAACCGCAATTGGGATACGCTCGCTTATCACTTCAGCGGCACATGGGTCAGCGAAACCGCAACTATTGGAAATGTGATCGTCGCGGTCGGTTCGCATATCTGGCGTTCCGTAGATAATGGAATCAGTTGGGTGCAGCTGCCCTCGGCCGATGTTTTGGGCGATGCGGATATCTGCTTTTCGCCGAGCGGCGCGGTGGGTTTGGTTTGCGGCGGTCGCGAAAGTCCGTCTGCGGGCTGGGTGAGAGCGAGTGCGGATTCCGGAGCGACATGGTCGGCGCGCCGCGTGACGACGTCCATTCCGTTGCGCACGGCGGTGATGGTGAACGACACGCTGGGGTTCGTGGCGGGCGGCATCGCGGCGAATGCGACTGGACAAGTCTGGCGCACGATAGACGGCGGCAACACGTGGGAGCTGGATTTGAGTGTTGACGCGGAAATCACCGAACTCGGCGTCGCGCGCGAGAGCAACGCATACATCAACGTCATCGCGGCGGGTTACTTTGCAGACTTTCGCGGCGGCATCTGGCGCTCGCGTTACTTCGCTCCGGATACATCGGGAGTGGTGCTGGTGGCAAGCCAAGATACCGTGCGCTTATTCGCCGCAGTCGGGCAAACGGATGTCGCACAGTTCACAATAAGTAATCTTGGCAACGATCACGTGCTTGTATCGGACGTGACGACGAGCGGGCCGTTTTTCAACGACTGCTGTCCGTTTGAAGTGTTGCTGGAGTCGAACGAGTCCATGACGGTCACGGTGATGTTCATTCCATCACAGGATGGAGTGTTTGAAGTTCCGATGCGCGTGACGAACGACGCGGGACAACTGCTTGAGATTATCGCCGTAGGGGAAACCGGAACTCCGGCGCGGGACGGCGGGCCGGTGCTGCCGGATATGCCGACGCTTTCAGTGTTTCCCAATCCGGGAAATGCGGAGTTTCGACTGAACTATACGCTGACGCATGCGAACGACGTGACGCTTAAGCTATTTGATGTGACGGGTCGGGAGATTGCGACGCTGGTCAACGGCCGACGCGAAGCGGGCGAGCACGTGCTGACATGGAACGCCGGCTCGCAGGCGAGCGGAGTGTATCTGGTCGTGTTGCAGGCGGGAGATGCAAGACAAGTGCAAAAGATAGTGTTGTTGAAATGA
- a CDS encoding sugar transferase, whose amino-acid sequence MKSGQSNSLHHKATRSSRQRSLLSSFWLPMAGSGMDFFGVLAASLLAFYIRFFGPVYEVFHSYWVPSALEYLSFGALLGLTYILIGWSYHHYATEVTVPLDQEIARIIRGSVLAMGLVMAGIFFYREFSYSRLVFLLTLVLMIPMLVVSRAIYQRMRRSLFKRGIGVSRIAIWGSGSEAAKLWNSLMGERGRGFELVGALGPSPVPDGPSLGDIHALRNLWQEHELDALMLAPSPEEEHELGEVARAAEGTPLELLYVSAAVDMTRSRVQVTEIGGKPVLKLKTLAMSGIGYVMKRILDFVFSALFLIAFSWLYAIIALAVYLDSGKPLFYRQRRVGMDGKEFDMIKFRSMRTDAESKTGAVWAVRGDPRVTRVGKFIRRWSLDEIPQFWSVLRGDMSLVGPRPERPEFVHKFAEYIPNYLDRHRVKSGLTGWAVVNGFRGSDTTIEERTEYDLFYVENWSLWLDLRIMLRTIAAVISGKGAM is encoded by the coding sequence ATGAAATCCGGGCAATCGAACTCGCTGCATCATAAGGCGACGCGTTCATCGCGTCAACGATCGCTGCTCTCTTCCTTCTGGCTGCCGATGGCAGGCAGCGGAATGGACTTCTTCGGTGTGCTTGCCGCGTCGCTGCTCGCCTTTTATATTCGCTTTTTCGGACCGGTCTACGAGGTATTTCACTCATACTGGGTGCCGAGCGCGCTGGAGTATCTGTCGTTCGGCGCGCTGCTCGGCCTGACTTACATTTTGATAGGCTGGTCCTATCATCACTACGCGACCGAAGTCACGGTTCCGCTGGATCAGGAAATCGCGCGGATCATTCGCGGATCGGTGCTCGCGATGGGGCTGGTGATGGCGGGAATCTTCTTCTACCGCGAGTTCTCCTATTCGCGGCTGGTGTTCCTGCTTACGCTCGTGCTGATGATTCCGATGCTGGTTGTTTCAAGAGCGATTTACCAAAGGATGCGCCGCTCGCTGTTCAAGCGCGGCATCGGCGTGTCGAGAATCGCCATCTGGGGCAGCGGATCGGAAGCGGCGAAACTCTGGAATAGCCTAATGGGCGAACGCGGCCGCGGCTTTGAGTTGGTTGGCGCGCTCGGGCCTTCTCCTGTTCCTGACGGACCGAGCCTCGGCGACATTCACGCGCTGCGGAATCTCTGGCAGGAACATGAACTCGACGCACTGATGCTTGCTCCGTCGCCGGAAGAAGAGCATGAGCTCGGCGAAGTTGCCCGCGCGGCCGAAGGCACGCCGCTTGAATTGCTCTACGTTTCGGCGGCGGTGGACATGACACGTTCACGCGTGCAGGTGACCGAAATCGGCGGCAAGCCCGTTCTTAAACTTAAGACGTTGGCAATGTCGGGAATCGGTTACGTCATGAAACGCATTCTGGACTTTGTGTTTTCCGCGCTGTTCCTGATCGCCTTCTCGTGGCTCTATGCGATTATTGCGCTGGCCGTCTATCTTGACAGCGGGAAACCGCTCTTTTACAGACAACGGCGTGTCGGGATGGACGGGAAGGAATTTGATATGATCAAGTTCCGCTCCATGCGCACCGACGCCGAATCCAAGACCGGTGCAGTATGGGCGGTGCGCGGCGATCCGAGAGTGACACGCGTCGGCAAATTTATTCGGCGGTGGTCACTCGATGAGATTCCCCAGTTTTGGAGCGTGCTGCGCGGCGATATGTCGCTCGTGGGACCGCGTCCGGAGCGGCCCGAGTTTGTGCACAAGTTCGCGGAATATATTCCCAATTATCTTGACCGGCATCGAGTGAAATCGGGATTGACGGGTTGGGCGGTAGTGAACGGATTCCGCGGCAGCGATACGACAATCGAGGAGCGCACGGAATACGATCTGTTTTATGTCGAAAATTGGAGCCTCTGGCTCGACTTGCGGATAATGCTGCGCACGATTGCGGCGGTAATTTCCGGCAAAGGTGCAATGTAA
- a CDS encoding LOG family protein, whose product MIESDKVFYPKAYDNPRFLHSAHARSLRILGEYLEPQSRLRLQKIRSTIVFFGSARSVPEEEYKERLVELRAQWENEPGITPAIMEQRAQSFHRLSFYYHEAEKLAAKVAAHYQQMPDPRDRHVVCSGAGPGMMEAANRGANKIGAKTLGLSISLPHEQGVNRYLDPPYTFEFHYFFMRKYWFVYLARALVAFPGGFGTFDELFECLTLVQTQKIRRKLPILLYGSEFWNSVVNFDMLVRWGVISAEDLSLFKICDDVDEAFNYLTEQIDVSRGVETTEEP is encoded by the coding sequence TTGATTGAAAGCGACAAGGTGTTCTATCCCAAGGCGTATGACAATCCCCGCTTTCTGCACAGCGCGCACGCGCGCAGTCTCCGCATCTTAGGAGAATATCTGGAGCCGCAATCGCGGCTCCGCTTGCAGAAAATCCGGAGCACGATTGTTTTTTTCGGGTCAGCGCGCTCGGTGCCGGAGGAAGAATACAAAGAGCGGCTGGTTGAGCTGCGTGCTCAATGGGAAAATGAACCGGGAATCACACCCGCGATCATGGAGCAGCGCGCGCAGTCGTTTCACCGGCTGTCATTCTATTATCACGAAGCGGAAAAGCTGGCGGCGAAGGTCGCGGCGCATTATCAGCAGATGCCGGATCCGCGCGACCGACACGTCGTGTGCAGCGGCGCAGGTCCGGGAATGATGGAGGCGGCCAATCGCGGCGCGAACAAGATCGGAGCCAAGACACTTGGACTGTCGATCAGTCTGCCGCACGAGCAGGGAGTCAACCGCTATCTCGATCCGCCCTACACGTTCGAATTCCACTACTTCTTTATGCGGAAGTATTGGTTCGTCTATTTGGCTCGCGCGTTGGTGGCGTTTCCAGGCGGATTTGGAACTTTTGACGAATTGTTCGAGTGTTTGACGTTGGTACAGACGCAGAAGATCAGACGGAAGCTGCCGATATTGCTGTACGGCAGCGAGTTCTGGAACAGCGTTGTGAATTTTGACATGTTGGTCCGCTGGGGTGTGATTTCGGCGGAGGATTTGAGTTTATTCAAGATCTGCGACGACGTGGACGAAGCGTTCAATTATCTGACGGAACAGATCGACGTCTCACGCGGAGTTGAAACAACAGAGGAACCATGA
- a CDS encoding DoxX family membrane protein, which translates to MHRNLRDQILTGLDWGFRLLLAGVFLYAAWPKMLDPGAFAKAITNYRFSLPLIGQDYVYAAAILMPPLEAVCAICLFMSRLRRGAALLLSVMLVIFIVMIVQAVLRGFNIDCGCFGASATASALASKVGWQKVLENTGFLVAAVFVYLRACPPKPKYKL; encoded by the coding sequence ATGCACAGGAACTTACGAGATCAGATACTGACGGGTTTGGATTGGGGCTTCCGGCTGCTGCTCGCCGGCGTGTTTTTGTATGCCGCCTGGCCGAAAATGCTGGACCCCGGAGCGTTCGCGAAGGCGATTACCAACTACCGTTTCAGCCTGCCGCTCATCGGACAGGATTATGTGTATGCGGCTGCGATTTTGATGCCGCCGCTGGAAGCGGTGTGCGCGATATGTTTGTTCATGAGCCGATTGCGGCGCGGTGCGGCGCTGCTATTGAGCGTGATGCTGGTTATCTTTATCGTAATGATAGTGCAAGCCGTTTTGCGCGGCTTCAATATAGACTGCGGATGTTTCGGTGCATCAGCAACGGCATCTGCACTTGCGAGCAAGGTCGGCTGGCAGAAAGTTCTCGAGAACACCGGATTCTTGGTTGCGGCAGTGTTTGTCTATTTGCGCGCGTGTCCGCCCAAACCAAAGTATAAGCTGTAG
- a CDS encoding putative metal-dependent hydrolase, whose translation MDDALRYPIGKFHYSGQSTAEERKNQLEQIRALPVELGNAIDALDSTQLETPYREGGWSVRQVVHHITDASIIFYSRTKHALTDDRPKFLGYNDDAWLKLADTKTDPAAAVLLLTGLHVRWTAILDAMQPADFERRYIHFERGEETVDRLIAYAAWHGRHHTAHITHLRKRMSW comes from the coding sequence GTGGACGACGCGCTGCGCTATCCGATCGGAAAGTTTCACTATTCGGGACAGTCCACCGCCGAAGAGCGCAAGAATCAGCTTGAACAGATTCGCGCGCTGCCCGTGGAGCTGGGGAATGCGATTGACGCGCTCGACAGCACACAGCTTGAAACTCCCTATCGCGAGGGCGGCTGGAGTGTGCGGCAGGTCGTGCATCATATCACGGATGCAAGCATCATCTTTTACAGCCGAACCAAACACGCTTTGACGGACGACCGACCTAAGTTTCTCGGATATAATGACGACGCATGGCTGAAGCTTGCCGACACCAAGACGGATCCCGCCGCGGCCGTGTTGCTGCTGACAGGTTTACACGTGCGCTGGACGGCAATATTGGACGCCATGCAGCCTGCGGACTTTGAGCGGCGCTACATTCACTTTGAGCGCGGCGAAGAAACTGTTGACCGTCTCATCGCTTATGCCGCTTGGCACGGCCGGCATCATACCGCACACATCACTCACCTGCGCAAGCGGATGAGCTGGTAG
- a CDS encoding putative metal-dependent hydrolase, producing the protein MEQQKYPIGKFDGRRPATAEARAAAFASLRELPSKLRAAVAGLNDAQLDTPYREGGWTVRQLVHHLADSHLNAYMRTKFALTEDDYVVKTYNQTSWVMTPDGRLPVEPSLKFLDALHEKWILLLESLSDEQYNRTFTHPERQGQTLDVKWLLGLYAWHGQHHTAHITQLRERMGW; encoded by the coding sequence ATTGAACAGCAGAAATACCCCATCGGAAAGTTTGACGGCAGGCGACCGGCGACGGCCGAAGCGCGCGCAGCAGCCTTTGCGAGTCTACGCGAGCTGCCGTCCAAGCTGAGAGCGGCGGTGGCGGGATTAAACGATGCACAGCTTGACACTCCGTATCGCGAGGGTGGCTGGACGGTGCGACAGCTTGTGCATCATCTGGCCGATTCACACTTGAACGCCTACATGCGTACGAAGTTCGCGCTGACAGAAGATGATTACGTCGTCAAAACATACAATCAAACGTCGTGGGTGATGACGCCGGACGGAAGGTTACCCGTTGAACCGTCGCTGAAATTTCTGGATGCGCTGCACGAGAAATGGATTCTGTTGCTGGAGAGTTTGAGCGACGAGCAATACAACCGCACGTTCACGCATCCCGAGCGGCAGGGCCAAACGCTTGACGTGAAGTGGCTGCTGGGGCTTTACGCCTGGCACGGACAGCACCACACGGCGCACATCACACAACTTCGTGAACGGATGGGATGGTAG